One window of Globicephala melas chromosome 2, mGloMel1.2, whole genome shotgun sequence genomic DNA carries:
- the KBTBD13 gene encoding kelch repeat and BTB domain-containing protein 13: protein MPQGPGALMQVWVGSQLFQADRALLVEHCGFFRGLFRSGMREARAAEVRLGALSPDGFCTMLRVLRGERPALAAPDELLQAVECAAFLQTPALARFLEHSLTSDNCALLCDAAAAFGLHDVFHSAALFIRDGASEQAAELALPEARAYVAALRPSSYVAVSTHAPAPGFLEDASRTVCYLDEEEDAWRTLTALPLEASTLLAGVATLGNKLYIVGGVRGPNKEVVELGFCYDPDSGTWREFPSPHQPRYDTALAGFDGHLYAIGGEFQRMAMSSVERYDPATGCWSFVANLPQPAAGVPCAQARGRLFVCLWRPADTTTVVEYTVTADAWLPIAELRRPQSYGHCMVAHRDSLYVVRNGPKDDFLHCAIDCLNLATGQWTALPGQFVNSKGALFTAVVRGDTVYTVNRMFTLLYAIEGGTWRLLREKAGFPRPGSLQTVLLRLPPGARGQVASTTPEL, encoded by the coding sequence ATGCCGCAGGGCCCTGGGGCCCTGATGCAGGTGTGGGTGGGCAGCCAGCTCTTCCAGGCCGACCGGGCCCTGCTGGTGGAGCACTGTGGCTTCTTCCGCGGCCTCTTCCGCTCAGGCATGAGGGAGGCGCGCGCGGCTGAGGTGCGCCTGGGCGCTCTGAGCCCGGACGGCTTCTGCACCATGCTACGAGTGCTGCGCGGCGAAAGGCCGGCGCTGGCGGCCCCCGACGAGCTACTGCAAGCCGTGGAGTGCGCCGCTTTCCTGCAGACGCCGGCGCTGGCACGCTTTCTGGAGCACAGCCTCACGTCGGACAACTGCGCGCTGCTGTGCGACGCTGCCGCCGCCTTCGGCCTGCACGACGTCTTCCACAGCGCGGCGCTCTTCATCCGCGACGGCGCCAGCGAGCAAGCGGCCGAGCTGGCGCTACCCGAGGCTCGCGCCTACGTGGCGGCGCTGCGACCCAGCAGCTACGTGGCCGTCAGCACTCACGCGCCGGCGCCCGGCTTCTTGGAGGACGCATCGCGCACCGTGTGCTACCTGGACGAAGAAGAGGACGCGTGGCGCACGCTGACCGCGCTGCCCCTGGAGGCCAGCACGCTGCTGGCCGGCGTGGCTACGCTGGGCAACAAGCTCTACATCGTGGGGGGCGTGCGGGGCCCCAACAAGGAAGTGGTGGAACTGGGCTTCTGCTACGACCCCGACAGCGGCACGTGGCGCGAGTtccccagcccccaccagccGCGCTACGACACGGCGCTGGCCGGCTTTGACGGCCACCTTTATGCCATCGGGGGCGAATTCCAGAGGATGGCCATGAGCTCCGTGGAGCGCTACGACCCGGCCACGGGCTGCTGGAGCTTCGTGGCCAACCTGCCGCAGCCAGCTGCCGGCGTGCCCTGCGCCCAAGCCCGCGGCCGCCTCTTCGTGTGTCTGTGGCGGCCAGCCGACACCACGACTGTGGTGGAGTACACGGTGACGGCAGACGCGTGGCTGCCCATAGCCGAGCTGCGGCGCCCTCAGAGCTATGGCCACTGCATGGTGGCCCACCGCGATAGTCTCTACGTGGTGCGCAACGGACCTAAGGATGACTTCCTGCACTGCGCCATCGACTGCCTCAACCTGGCCACGGGCCAGTGGACAGCGCTGCCCGGCCAGTTCGTCAACAGCAAGGGCGCGCTTTTCACGGCCGTGGTGCGCGGCGACACCGTCTATACGGTCAACCGCATGTTTACGCTGCTCTATGCCATTGAGGGTGGTACCTGGCGGCTGCTCAGGGAGAAGGCCGGCTTCCCACGGCCCGGCTCCTTGCAGACCGTTCTCCTCAGGCTGCCTCCCGGTGCCCGGGGGCAGGTGGCGTCCACGACGCCAGAACTGTGA